Proteins encoded within one genomic window of Polaribacter sp. NJDZ03:
- the ilvN gene encoding acetolactate synthase small subunit, with amino-acid sequence MSTEKQFYTVSIYTENNIGLLNRISAIFQRRHINIESLNTSPSEIPGVSKFTIVVSMTEENIKKIIGQIEKQVEVIKAYYHNDDETIYQISGLFKIKSELLFEEPQIQNIIKKSHARIVTVNTEFFVLEKSGKKEEIVALYDQLSVFGIMQYTRSGRVAITKEEMKISALLETYNN; translated from the coding sequence ATGAGTACAGAAAAACAATTTTACACAGTATCTATTTATACTGAAAATAATATTGGATTGTTGAACAGAATTTCGGCAATTTTCCAAAGAAGACACATAAATATAGAGAGTTTAAATACGTCTCCATCAGAAATACCGGGTGTTTCTAAATTTACCATTGTTGTAAGTATGACAGAGGAAAATATTAAGAAAATTATCGGTCAGATAGAGAAGCAAGTAGAGGTTATTAAAGCGTATTATCATAATGATGATGAAACAATTTATCAGATTTCTGGGTTGTTTAAAATTAAATCTGAATTGTTATTTGAAGAACCTCAAATTCAGAATATCATTAAAAAGAGCCACGCAAGAATTGTTACTGTAAATACAGAATTTTTTGTATTGGAAAAATCAGGAAAAAAAGAAGAAATAGTAGCATTATACGATCAATTAAGCGTTTTTGGTATTATGCAATATACACGTTCAGGACGTGTTGCTATTACTAAAGAAGAAATGAAAATTTCAGCATTACTAGAAACATACAACAACTAA